Sequence from the Burkholderia sp. GAS332 genome:
ACTCGGCACCCGGCCGTTTCTCTACAAGGCGCCGGGTTCGAAGAACGTCGATGCGCAGGTCGAACGCCCCGTGTTCTTCCAGAGCGAGTATGGCCTCGCGATGTCGTTCATCGATCAATTCGTTCAGCCCCGTTCATCAGCCGAAGCGGTTTATCTGCACGACTTGTCGGCGTCGATGGAAGCGTCGTCCGCGACGCGCGAAGTCCCGCTTCCCGTGGGCGATCTCGTGGTCCTCAACAACTATTTCTGGCTGCACGGCCGGGCGCCGTTCCAGAAGCATCCGGCGCTTCATCGTGAACTGATGCGCCAACGCGGAGTGTTCGCACAATGACGACCGTCCGGCATCACCGCGGCTATGACGCGGACGTCCTGATCGTGGGCGGTGGCATCGTCGGCGTCTCGACGGCCATGCAACTGATCGAACGGCACCCGGGCCTGAGCGTGCTGCTGCTCGAGAAGGAGGCCTCGCTCGCGACTCATCAGTCCGGGCACAACAGCGGCGTGATTCACGCCGGCGTGTATTACGCACCGGGGAGCCTCAAGGCAGAGTTCTGCAGGCGAGGCGCTGCCGCGACCTATGAATTCGCCCGCCGCCATGACGTGCGGGTTGAGCAATGCGGCAAGCTGATCGTCGCGACCGAAGACGTCGAAATCGAAAGGCTGAATGCGCTCTACGCACGTTGCGAGCAAAACCGGCTCGAACCGCAGAGGCTCGATGAGGCGGCGTTGAGGGAACTCGAGCCGCGCATCGCGGGGCGCGCGGCAATCCGCGTGGCCGCGAGCGGCATCGCGGACTATCCGGCCATGACCACGACGATGGCCCGACTCGCGCAGGAGCAAGGCGCGCAGATTCTGCTGAACCAGCGGGTAGACGCGCTCCACGAAGACGAAAACGGCATTACTGCGGAGACGTCGGAAGATCGCTTCCGGGCAAGGCATGCGATCGTCTGCGCGGGCCTGATGGCGGATCGCCTCGCAAAGATGTGCAAGGTGGATCTCGATTTTCGGATCGTGCCGTTTCGCGGCGAATACTATCGGTTGCCGGCGGCGAAGAACGACATCGTGAAGCACCTGATCTATCCGGTGCCGGATCCCGCGCTGCCTTTTCTCGGCGTGCACCTGACGCGCATGATCGGAGGCTATATCACGGTAGGTC
This genomic interval carries:
- a CDS encoding L-2-hydroxyglutarate oxidase; amino-acid sequence: MTTVRHHRGYDADVLIVGGGIVGVSTAMQLIERHPGLSVLLLEKEASLATHQSGHNSGVIHAGVYYAPGSLKAEFCRRGAAATYEFARRHDVRVEQCGKLIVATEDVEIERLNALYARCEQNRLEPQRLDEAALRELEPRIAGRAAIRVAASGIADYPAMTTTMARLAQEQGAQILLNQRVDALHEDENGITAETSEDRFRARHAIVCAGLMADRLAKMCKVDLDFRIVPFRGEYYRLPAAKNDIVKHLIYPVPDPALPFLGVHLTRMIGGYITVGPNAVLALAREGYRWRDASVKDLAGMAAFPGFWKMLGKHGASGLIEMRNSLWKRGYLELCRRYCPELALSDLEPYPSGVRAQAVMADGSMVHDFLIRSSQRSLHVCNAPSPAATSALPIGAYLVDEFDKRFDLAPFSRSRSTDHAHTLATS